The DNA sequence TATCCTCTGGGATTTGCCTGTTTTTCTTTGTTAATTGCCCTAGTTTTGTGGTGGAAATTTCCCCGTTTTTTACCCATTCCGATTATCTTGGCTCTGTTAGTTTTATTTCTGTCGAGTAATTTTTTTGTTAGTAATTTACTGGTTAAATCCCTTGAATGGCAATATTTAGCCTCTCCTAGCTCCATTGATAACGCACAAGCCCTAGTTGTATTAGGTGGCGGAATCAAACCTCTAATTTACCCTCGCCCAATGATTGATTTAGCAGAACAGGGCGATCGCGTCATTTATGCCTCTCAACTTTACAAAATGAAAAAATCACCCTTAATTCTGGTTTCGGGGGGAAGAATACCGTGGAAAGGCTTAGAGAGCGAAAATTCAGAAGCCTCTGATATGACTAAATTATTGGTGTTACTTGGTGTTCCAGAATCAGCAATTATCAAAGAAGGGAAATCTTTAAATACTTATGAAAATGCCGTTAATACCCGTTTAATCTTAGAAGAAAAAGGCATTAAACAAATTATATTGGTTACGTCCGCATTACATATGCCACGATCAGTGAAAATTTTTCAAAAACAAGGTTTTGATGTTATACCTGCCCCCACAGATTTTCTTGTAACCGAACAAGATTTTATCAAAGATGACAGTTGGCAAAATATAATTATTAATCTTTTTCCCAGTTCTACATATTTGTACAATACTAACCTAGCTTTAAAAGAATATTTAGGAATTATTATTTATAAGCTCAAAGGATGGATTTAGTTAACCTCAGTTTTGGTTAAGAATATTTATTGTATAAGGTTAGGTGTCAGGTTTCAGGTTGCGGGTTTCAGATGTTTTGATATT is a window from the Cyanobacterium sp. Dongsha4 genome containing:
- a CDS encoding YdcF family protein gives rise to the protein MDFLFLSKLLPLFFYPLGFACFSLLIALVLWWKFPRFLPIPIILALLVLFLSSNFFVSNLLVKSLEWQYLASPSSIDNAQALVVLGGGIKPLIYPRPMIDLAEQGDRVIYASQLYKMKKSPLILVSGGRIPWKGLESENSEASDMTKLLVLLGVPESAIIKEGKSLNTYENAVNTRLILEEKGIKQIILVTSALHMPRSVKIFQKQGFDVIPAPTDFLVTEQDFIKDDSWQNIIINLFPSSTYLYNTNLALKEYLGIIIYKLKGWI